GTCCCTGACTTGTTAATAACCAATTGGCATAGGCTTTTCCTGCTTGCTCGTCTATTTGACCATTTTGCTTCACAATCACAAATAGATTACGGGTAATTGGATAGTCGCCACTACGAAAAACGGCAGTATTTAACTGGTTACGCTTATTAGGGCATTCTGATTTAGGTATATATGGTTCCTGATATGGAACGATAAATCGTTGACTATCACGACCTATTGGTAGCGTTTTTATATCACATTGAGGTATTACCTCTGGTGCAGAAGCATAATAAATAGCACCATCAATTTGAGCTACTTTTCTTAAGGCTTCTGTAGTTGTGTCTATATAGCTAATATTTTTACCGAAACTGGTATTTTCCAATACATTCTCGATAAAAAACTCTACTGTACCCCCGGCAGCTTGACTGCGAGTGATGGGAGTAATTGGTAAATTTGGGCCGCCAACTTCTTGCCAATTAGTAATTTTACCTGTGTAAATACCTTGAATTTGGTTAATAGTTAAACCTGGAATATTCAGTTTGAGATTAACTGCAATTACAATGCCATCAATTGCTACAGGAATTTCTTGCAAGCCAAAACCTCTGTTTTTGGCTGCTACATTTTCTTCACCTTTAACTGAACGCGAAGATTGAGAAAAAGCTAGCTGATTAGCAATTAACATCTTAATTCCAGTTCCCGATCCTGGCTTTTCTGTTGCTGGCTGAACATAACGTAAAACAAAGCGAGGGCAAGTTTGTTGTAATACAGAGTCTACATCTTTACGAATAGGAGCCCAGGTGGTACTACCACCATAATTAAAGGTTCCTTCGATTGAAATATCACATTTGCTTGGTAATGACTGATTATCAATATTGTTAGCGTTGCTAACAGTTGATTTAGGTTGCCATATATCTCTAAAAAACCACAAACCACTAAAGATTAAACAAACTGGGATAATAATTGCTAAAAAAAGGATAAGAGTTTCATTCTTTTGAGACATATTATCTACTAATCCCAAAATTTTTTACATAATCCGAGATAGGAATTGATAAATCAGACGAAATAGGGCTGTAGCAGCGATCGCTATCAAAGCAGCAACTAGAGAAATAAAAATAACTTGTGGTACAACAATATCGGGAATAAATAAAACAATACCAAAACTAGTTGCGGCAATAATTAATAAATTTAATTTTGTTAGCCAACGTTTTGTTTGAGCAAATATCAATAAGCTCAAAAAGCAGGTGGCAAGAATAAAAGAAATTATGGGTGATTTAATCAGACTGAACAGGGCGATCGCAATTAATCCTCCCTCAAAACCACTAAACGCTGCACCAATCAATAATTCTCCAATAGAAAAGGCACTTTGAGTCTTGCTAATACTTGCGCCTGGATGAGAAATTGAGGTGGGAATGATTGTTGGCGGTGTTAAATATTGACCAAGAGCATCCAGCACCTGATCGGCTGATTGAAAACGCTCATTAACAGCAGGTAGAAGCATCTTGTCTAGGATGTAGCGCAAACTTGGATTAATGTTAACTTTTTTCCACCATGTCCATTTATTCATGTATGGATCAAAAAGTTCGCTAGGGTCTTCACCTGATAATAAGTTGAGAACAGTTGCAGCTAAGGCGTAGATGTCGGTAGCAGGAAAGACTCGATTGCCTGATATTTGTTCAGGTGCGGCATACCCAACTGTATAAATCCCAGTGGTAGGGCCAGAAGAAATAGAAGCGGCTGCAACTTGTTTAACTGCACCAAAATCGAGAAGAAACAGTATGCCATCTTGACGACGCATAATATTAGAGGGTTTGATATCTCGATGAATAATTCCTTTGTCATGGATAAACTTAAGAATTTTCAGAACTTCCTGCATGACTTCTAGAACTTCTTGTTCAGAGAATTTCCCCTTATTGACTAATTCCTCTTCTAAATTCTGCCCTTCGATGTATTCCTGCACTAAATAAAAAAACTGGTCTGTTTGTCCTGATTGCTGGCTAGAAACCAGTATGGGAAAATAAGCAAACAATTCAGGTATTTGCTTGTGTTCTTTACCTATATAAGCTAAAACTTCTGCTTCTGTTTCAAATAGTCTTTCTGCTGTTTTGAGTTGATCTGGTGTTAAATTGCCAGCAGGTTGTAACTGTTTGACCACGCAAAGAGGCATCCCTGGAATGCGGCGATCGCGTGCCAGGAAAGCTGCTCCAAAACCACCCCTTTTAAGTAAATCGATAGGCACGTATCGACCATCCAGCAACAATGGCATACCGCAGCTAGTGCAGTATTTTTGCGGCGTTGTCTTCAGCGTTGCCATATCATCCAAATCAGGACAATTGTTATTTGGACGCGCACAGCGTGGACGAGTACAGTAAACTTTCATTTTAGTTTTTAGTTCATAGTCATTAGTCAATAGCCGATAGTTCAATAGTGCATAGTTTTTAACTAATGACCCTTACGGGTGCTGCTTTGAAAGTCGCTAGAGCCAGTTGCGTTCTATGTCAGAGTAATACCAACTTGGAAGCAACCCTGCTCTCTTAGCTTCTGTAAAATAAGAAGGCGATTGCTCACTAATGACTAATGACCAAAAATTTAGATGTCGTCTACAGTTTCAGGTATGGCTGCATCTAGTACGTTTACTAGGAGTTTCTTTTGTGCCAATTTTAACACATCCTCATTCCACTCAGGCGTGGCGAATTGGGGTAATATTTCTTGGCTAAAAGCTTCTGCTGCTTTGGAGCGATAACGATTGGGGTTGAAAATTAGCCATAGCGTTCGTTTGACAACTACGCCTTCGATGGGAGTACAGTGGAGGACACCCATTTGCAATTCTTTGGCGATCGCACTTGTAGAAACAAAAGCTGCTCCTAAGCCTGACTGCACAGCATTTTTAATCGCTTCAATGGAATTTAATTCCATTTCAATTTTAAAACGCCTAGTATCAATCTCGCAGCGAGATAGGACTTGATCGATAACTTTGCGTATGGTGGATTGAGAATCTAAAGCAATGAATTGGAGTTTGTATAAGTCTTCTTTTTGAATTGTTTCCTGTTTAGCGAAGGGATGAAATACGGGCAGAATTAGGGCTAGTTCATCTTCGGCGTAGGGAATAATCTCTAAAGATTCTGTCAGTTCACCGGGAATTTCCCCACCAATGATTGCCAAGTCCACCTGTCCGTT
Above is a genomic segment from Nostoc sp. MS1 containing:
- a CDS encoding serine/threonine-protein kinase, with amino-acid sequence MKVYCTRPRCARPNNNCPDLDDMATLKTTPQKYCTSCGMPLLLDGRYVPIDLLKRGGFGAAFLARDRRIPGMPLCVVKQLQPAGNLTPDQLKTAERLFETEAEVLAYIGKEHKQIPELFAYFPILVSSQQSGQTDQFFYLVQEYIEGQNLEEELVNKGKFSEQEVLEVMQEVLKILKFIHDKGIIHRDIKPSNIMRRQDGILFLLDFGAVKQVAAASISSGPTTGIYTVGYAAPEQISGNRVFPATDIYALAATVLNLLSGEDPSELFDPYMNKWTWWKKVNINPSLRYILDKMLLPAVNERFQSADQVLDALGQYLTPPTIIPTSISHPGASISKTQSAFSIGELLIGAAFSGFEGGLIAIALFSLIKSPIISFILATCFLSLLIFAQTKRWLTKLNLLIIAATSFGIVLFIPDIVVPQVIFISLVAALIAIAATALFRLIYQFLSRIM
- a CDS encoding LysR family transcriptional regulator, which encodes MSDLPFTLDQLRILKAIAVEGSFKRAADSLYVSQPAVSLQVQNLERQLDVPLFDRGGRRAQLTEAGHLLLSYGEKILSLCQETCRAIEDLQNLQGGTLIVGASQTTGTYLLPRMIGMFRQKYPDVAVQLHVHSTRRTAWSVANGQVDLAIIGGEIPGELTESLEIIPYAEDELALILPVFHPFAKQETIQKEDLYKLQFIALDSQSTIRKVIDQVLSRCEIDTRRFKIEMELNSIEAIKNAVQSGLGAAFVSTSAIAKELQMGVLHCTPIEGVVVKRTLWLIFNPNRYRSKAAEAFSQEILPQFATPEWNEDVLKLAQKKLLVNVLDAAIPETVDDI
- a CDS encoding PstS family phosphate ABC transporter substrate-binding protein; amino-acid sequence: MSQKNETLILFLAIIIPVCLIFSGLWFFRDIWQPKSTVSNANNIDNQSLPSKCDISIEGTFNYGGSTTWAPIRKDVDSVLQQTCPRFVLRYVQPATEKPGSGTGIKMLIANQLAFSQSSRSVKGEENVAAKNRGFGLQEIPVAIDGIVIAVNLKLNIPGLTINQIQGIYTGKITNWQEVGGPNLPITPITRSQAAGGTVEFFIENVLENTSFGKNISYIDTTTEALRKVAQIDGAIYYASAPEVIPQCDIKTLPIGRDSQRFIVPYQEPYIPKSECPNKRNQLNTAVFRSGDYPITRNLFVIVKQNGQIDEQAGKAYANWLLTSQGQQLIEKAGFIRLK